The Neochlamydia sp. S13 genome has a segment encoding these proteins:
- a CDS encoding leucine-rich repeat domain-containing protein yields MGIIANSLHFSGSHGYHGDEGHIIKVEEKTPPSEIDKEASSWCKLIFENGDREARKLVKAHYSNPEKALKDLEKIKALKICGKDLEAIPQGLSLLKNLTILNLCSNKLKTFPEGKEIKKLTKLRSLILNGNPIESLPDYVINQEMNNLRSISLYRTKIKEIPYSCKNIIESYPATVTFT; encoded by the coding sequence ATGGGTATAATAGCTAACAGCCTTCATTTTTCTGGATCTCATGGCTATCATGGTGACGAGGGACATATAATAAAAGTAGAGGAAAAAACACCCCCCTCTGAGATTGATAAGGAAGCTTCAAGTTGGTGCAAACTTATCTTCGAAAACGGAGATCGAGAAGCAAGAAAATTGGTAAAGGCTCACTACTCTAATCCCGAGAAAGCTTTAAAAGATCTAGAAAAGATTAAAGCGCTAAAAATTTGTGGTAAGGATTTGGAAGCTATACCACAAGGACTATCTTTACTTAAAAATTTGACCATCTTAAATTTATGCTCTAACAAGTTAAAAACTTTTCCAGAAGGAAAAGAAATTAAAAAACTTACCAAGCTCCGCAGCCTAATTTTAAATGGAAACCCTATCGAAAGTCTACCAGACTATGTTATTAATCAAGAGATGAATAATCTTAGAAGTATCTCTCTTTATAGGACAAAAATTAAAGAAATCCCCTATAGTTGCAAAAATATTATCGAAAGCTATCCTGCCACCGTAACATTTACTTGA
- a CDS encoding DEAD/DEAH box helicase, protein MHILAEDLLTAEHAFELLDCYSNCQLSPDQFLEKLEQLAPTTHTNASILEKDIKNVLERFKKDDGHVHFCLPDVHLKTITKQFSLIQGLCHKWKHLQLEELISLAHKIRLHLQPNYSDILKIMAIGHLALKIKFQIELHSIQTLTVLGLLAHKTSCIAQVKTGEGKSLIVTLLAFVLAMQNKSVHVISSSKNLAMRDQLQAAKFFNIFAISSSHICKNEPEANSFKANILYGTATDFEFAVMREMLYFKPIFPQHSEPNLFKRFNYAIIDELDNLTIDTATNSARLGHAAEIHFSWVYKPIFAFVKANYTKGLFKDESLQQLKEFLKEYSNGKFSSQVHQLANRQLKNWLKSAFKALFVLQENIDYVVDAKSGEDKKKILIVDAVNTGRIHKHSRWSHGLHEFVEIKHSISPAKETITPISLSHPAFYEMYNCLYGLTGTLGSQIERETLRKIYQVETFDVPTQKPVLRKDFPLVAVNTNELHLQTIIEKIQQFKQTKRPLLVLCPTIHASEVLGEMLAKNNISHRMLNEIQAEKEEDILAVAGLPGALTIATNNAGRGTDIRLDPESLERGGLHVILTFYPNSDRVEYQARGRAGRQGQQGSSEIFISLENLPHLVKYMQEIEVRRDEFIEHYLHYQRMREANFLKHQQIFQAEIERYCYTLVQKFFTFLHTFNALCNNERILEKWADTLKIKK, encoded by the coding sequence ATGCATATTTTGGCGGAAGATCTACTGACAGCCGAACATGCTTTTGAATTATTAGATTGTTACTCCAACTGCCAGCTAAGCCCTGATCAGTTCTTAGAAAAGCTAGAGCAGCTTGCACCTACTACCCATACGAATGCATCTATTCTAGAAAAAGATATAAAAAATGTGCTTGAAAGATTTAAAAAAGATGATGGCCATGTTCACTTCTGCCTTCCTGACGTGCATTTAAAAACTATTACTAAGCAGTTCTCCTTAATACAAGGTTTGTGCCACAAGTGGAAACATTTGCAGTTGGAAGAATTAATTAGTTTGGCACATAAAATCCGTCTTCACCTTCAGCCAAACTATAGCGATATTTTAAAGATTATGGCTATCGGTCACTTAGCTTTAAAGATAAAATTTCAAATAGAGCTTCATAGCATTCAAACCTTGACCGTACTAGGTTTATTAGCGCATAAGACAAGTTGCATAGCTCAAGTCAAGACAGGCGAAGGTAAGTCCTTGATTGTGACCTTGCTTGCTTTTGTATTAGCTATGCAGAATAAAAGCGTTCACGTTATCTCTTCTTCAAAAAACCTAGCCATGCGTGACCAGCTACAAGCAGCCAAATTTTTTAACATTTTTGCAATTAGTTCCTCGCATATCTGCAAAAATGAGCCAGAAGCTAATTCCTTCAAAGCAAATATACTATATGGAACTGCCACTGATTTTGAGTTTGCTGTGATGCGCGAAATGCTTTATTTTAAGCCAATCTTTCCTCAACATTCCGAACCTAACCTTTTTAAACGTTTTAATTATGCAATCATTGATGAACTAGATAATTTAACGATCGATACAGCAACTAATAGTGCACGATTAGGACATGCTGCTGAAATACATTTTAGTTGGGTATACAAGCCCATATTTGCATTTGTAAAAGCAAACTATACTAAAGGTCTTTTTAAGGATGAATCCCTCCAACAACTTAAAGAATTTTTAAAAGAATATTCAAATGGAAAATTTAGTTCTCAAGTTCATCAATTAGCCAATAGACAATTAAAAAATTGGCTCAAATCCGCTTTTAAAGCCCTTTTCGTTTTGCAGGAAAATATAGATTATGTGGTTGATGCTAAAAGCGGCGAAGATAAAAAAAAGATTTTAATCGTCGATGCAGTTAATACAGGGCGCATACACAAGCATTCTCGTTGGAGCCATGGCCTACATGAATTTGTGGAAATTAAACATTCTATTTCCCCGGCAAAGGAAACCATAACTCCTATTTCTTTATCCCACCCTGCATTTTACGAAATGTATAATTGCTTGTATGGGCTTACTGGCACGCTTGGATCGCAAATAGAAAGAGAAACATTAAGAAAAATTTATCAGGTAGAAACCTTTGATGTTCCTACACAAAAGCCAGTGCTAAGGAAAGATTTTCCTCTAGTTGCTGTAAATACCAACGAACTTCATCTGCAAACCATTATTGAGAAAATTCAACAATTTAAACAAACAAAACGCCCTCTTTTAGTCTTATGCCCTACTATTCATGCCTCCGAAGTGCTTGGAGAAATGTTAGCCAAAAATAACATTTCCCATCGGATGCTTAATGAAATACAAGCTGAAAAAGAAGAGGATATTTTAGCCGTGGCTGGCCTACCAGGTGCCCTTACCATTGCTACTAATAATGCAGGCAGAGGCACGGATATTAGACTAGATCCCGAAAGCCTCGAAAGAGGAGGCCTGCATGTGATATTAACATTTTACCCTAACTCTGACCGAGTGGAATATCAAGCACGCGGAAGAGCGGGCCGCCAAGGCCAACAGGGGTCATCAGAAATCTTCATTTCTTTAGAAAACCTCCCCCATTTGGTGAAGTATATGCAGGAAATAGAAGTCCGGCGGGATGAATTCATTGAGCATTACCTTCACTATCAACGAATGAGAGAAGCAAATTTTCTAAAGCATCAGCAAATCTTTCAAGCTGAGATTGAACGCTATTGCTATACCTTAGTACAAAAATTTTTTACTTTTCTCCACACGTTTAATGCTCTTTGTAATAATGAACGAATTTTAGAAAAATGGGCCGATACTTTAAAAATCAAAAAATAA
- a CDS encoding IS982 family transposase codes for MIEKDIHLLISIFCDVDDFCKQFEVEWHKILAESHPKPLAGKSNKRNRGSKLSLSEAMTIVIMFHRSGFRTFKDYYIRQVIPSLKKYFPNILSYHKFITLMKTCLFPIFVYSQACLGECTGISFVDSTLLTVCHTRRIHSHRVFKKIAKRGKTSTGYFYGFKLHLVINDKGEILAYMLTPGNVDDRIPVPDLSKNIFGKMFADKGYISHQLFIKLYDKGLEIITRLRKNMKNKLMSLVDKILLRKRGIIESVNNKLKNSCQIEHHRHRSPWNFFVNLISGIVAYAYEPCKPCIQFTCTEKQKLLSWLTV; via the coding sequence ATGATTGAAAAAGATATCCATTTATTAATCTCCATTTTTTGCGATGTAGATGATTTTTGTAAACAATTTGAGGTTGAGTGGCATAAAATATTGGCTGAAAGCCACCCCAAGCCACTGGCTGGAAAGAGCAACAAAAGAAACAGAGGGTCAAAACTATCATTAAGTGAAGCGATGACTATTGTCATCATGTTTCATAGAAGCGGCTTTAGAACATTTAAAGATTACTATATCCGGCAAGTTATTCCCTCTCTAAAGAAATACTTTCCTAATATCCTTTCCTATCATAAATTCATCACTTTAATGAAAACATGCTTGTTTCCTATTTTTGTTTATTCACAGGCTTGCTTGGGAGAATGTACAGGCATTTCGTTCGTCGATTCTACTCTATTGACAGTATGCCATACTCGTCGTATCCACTCCCATAGAGTTTTTAAAAAAATAGCAAAAAGAGGAAAAACCTCTACAGGGTACTTTTATGGATTCAAACTCCATCTCGTGATTAATGATAAAGGAGAAATTCTTGCTTATATGTTAACGCCAGGAAATGTGGATGATCGTATTCCTGTTCCTGATCTGTCTAAAAACATTTTTGGCAAAATGTTTGCCGATAAGGGATATATATCTCACCAGTTATTTATCAAGCTCTACGACAAAGGCTTAGAAATCATTACTAGGCTTAGAAAAAACATGAAGAACAAGCTAATGTCATTGGTAGATAAGATTTTATTAAGGAAACGGGGCATCATTGAAAGCGTTAACAATAAATTGAAAAACTCTTGTCAAATCGAACATCATCGCCATCGCAGCCCGTGGAATTTTTTTGTCAATTTAATCAGCGGAATAGTGGCCTATGCTTATGAACCCTGTAAGCCCTGCATTCAATTTACTTGTACGGAAAAACAAAAGTTACTAAGTTGGCTTACAGTTTAA
- the map gene encoding type II methionyl aminopeptidase, whose amino-acid sequence MNEKYKQDFIQAGRMAHQVRAFGKALIKAGASYNEVITKIKEKIFSLGAIPAFPPQIALDNVAAHFLPQPDEDIIFSQEVIKLDVGICYQGAIGDCAVTVDLSGKYQALIDAVENALLSAEHSIHVGLPIKEIGRIIEEKISSYGFKPVKNLAGHGLGIYKVHMAPLIPNYCDNSTAIVKPGMTFAIEPFATDGKGLIYEAGSPTIFSFVRARPIPLSVPLSLIAKIKSFSGLPFCMHDLIEAELELPEIRRHMAELLKAGVVVGYAPLVEEGQGIVAQAENSVLVDKTGKVFITTR is encoded by the coding sequence ATGAATGAAAAATATAAGCAAGATTTTATTCAAGCTGGAAGGATGGCCCATCAAGTACGTGCTTTTGGTAAAGCATTAATTAAAGCTGGAGCTTCATATAATGAGGTTATTACTAAAATTAAGGAGAAGATATTTTCATTAGGAGCAATTCCTGCTTTTCCTCCTCAAATAGCTTTAGATAATGTGGCTGCGCATTTCTTACCTCAACCCGATGAAGATATCATTTTTTCCCAAGAAGTAATCAAATTGGATGTAGGAATATGTTATCAGGGCGCTATTGGTGATTGTGCGGTCACAGTAGACCTATCGGGCAAATATCAAGCTCTAATTGATGCTGTTGAAAATGCTTTATTAAGTGCTGAGCACTCTATCCACGTGGGCCTACCTATTAAAGAAATTGGTAGAATTATTGAAGAAAAAATTTCCTCGTATGGATTTAAACCTGTAAAAAACCTTGCAGGCCATGGGTTAGGAATTTATAAGGTACATATGGCTCCCTTAATTCCTAACTATTGCGATAATTCTACAGCTATCGTAAAGCCTGGCATGACCTTTGCCATTGAACCTTTTGCTACCGATGGAAAAGGTCTTATTTATGAAGCGGGGAGCCCTACAATCTTTTCTTTTGTGCGTGCCCGGCCTATTCCGTTATCGGTTCCTCTGTCTTTGATTGCAAAAATTAAAAGTTTTAGTGGCCTTCCTTTTTGTATGCATGATCTTATCGAAGCAGAGCTTGAACTTCCTGAAATTAGGCGTCATATGGCAGAGCTACTTAAAGCAGGAGTAGTTGTAGGTTATGCTCCCTTAGTAGAAGAAGGGCAAGGCATAGTGGCACAAGCTGAAAATTCTGTATTAGTAGATAAAACGGGAAAAGTTTTTATAACCACACGTTAA
- a CDS encoding ankyrin repeat domain-containing protein, with the protein MLNNDDVNSLLEIFPQFDSKEIIFSPDNFSNYWGTYLHFILQFSKKDNVRFLISELLKYPVLIHTVSDSNGDTVAHLLAKNNLSLLSIPASELTKKNHKGSTPLHLAAQYCNLAELKTLIQQLKKKDLNRKDNEGRTPLFYAIRNNTPTTKENIRILAELGANLEHYDFERITPLIFACKHNKSLAVNALLKYGARPNQIGTLEKVTPLSISLTLEREEIARHLLLKGANPHIIDEKEINIITLPGAKRVLKLLMARQEACNNTSRSSLEPAHLAAYHGQTDILSNLKQLGVSLDTRVELQASENLNDLPNNDSLLQGATPLHLAIFNGQAETARWLLKQQVQVQSKTDQGLDVLSFAAMNKAAKPLLEIFYKYRISKNVESLNQAARIAISQDNIEAVIYLYQHGITPNTLLKPYHTGLHIACMQGALQSTAWLLQNGADPWANGPLNKNAFELAAENGSYTHFRLLIGFARPDLDETNHEGKTLMHLAAAARNFNHILILILNRASLDIQDDTGLTPLHSAAQKGEVEIVRLLLTCGANQEICNFEGKRPIDLVAEDNDTLRRVFKKYQKLDRKKKKNETLLHRAVKSNYPLAIPLLSRTQYINEQDSEGSSALHLAVRKGQTESVRRLLHSQSPVNIDVDICDKHYRTPLWYACVQKQHFDIAKLLIKAGAHALYPDISALNIIQQVEKINFEGKEKLLNLLNNEAKKFLHNIGPLT; encoded by the coding sequence ATGTTGAATAATGATGATGTCAATAGTTTACTAGAAATTTTCCCTCAGTTTGATTCTAAGGAGATAATCTTCTCGCCTGATAACTTTTCTAATTATTGGGGAACTTATCTACATTTTATTCTTCAATTTTCTAAAAAGGATAATGTTCGCTTTCTTATAAGCGAATTATTAAAATATCCCGTTCTTATACATACAGTAAGTGATAGTAATGGAGATACAGTCGCCCACCTGCTTGCCAAAAACAATCTATCGCTTTTGAGCATTCCTGCTAGTGAATTAACTAAAAAAAACCATAAAGGAAGCACCCCTCTCCATTTAGCAGCGCAATACTGCAATCTTGCAGAGTTAAAAACACTCATTCAACAGCTTAAAAAGAAAGATTTAAATAGAAAAGATAATGAGGGGCGTACCCCCCTCTTTTATGCTATACGGAACAATACTCCAACTACTAAAGAAAACATTCGTATACTTGCTGAACTCGGAGCCAATCTTGAACATTATGACTTTGAGCGGATAACACCTCTAATTTTTGCATGCAAGCATAATAAATCCCTTGCCGTTAATGCTCTCTTAAAATATGGAGCTCGTCCCAATCAAATAGGAACGTTAGAAAAGGTAACGCCTTTATCTATCTCTTTGACCTTAGAAAGAGAGGAAATTGCTCGCCATCTCCTTCTCAAGGGGGCTAATCCTCATATTATAGATGAAAAAGAAATTAACATTATTACTCTTCCTGGAGCAAAGCGAGTGCTCAAGCTATTGATGGCACGTCAAGAGGCATGTAATAATACCTCTCGCTCAAGCCTAGAACCTGCCCATCTTGCAGCTTATCATGGCCAAACAGATATTTTATCCAACTTAAAACAATTAGGTGTTTCTTTAGATACCCGCGTAGAATTACAAGCATCAGAAAATTTAAATGATTTGCCTAATAATGACAGCCTTCTTCAAGGAGCCACTCCCCTTCATTTGGCCATCTTTAATGGCCAAGCAGAAACTGCCAGATGGCTACTAAAACAGCAAGTTCAAGTCCAATCAAAAACTGATCAAGGCTTAGATGTTTTATCATTTGCTGCTATGAACAAAGCTGCCAAGCCGCTCTTAGAGATATTCTATAAATATCGTATTTCAAAAAATGTTGAAAGCCTCAATCAAGCTGCTCGAATAGCAATCTCTCAGGATAATATTGAGGCCGTCATTTATCTCTATCAGCATGGTATCACTCCTAATACTTTATTAAAGCCCTATCATACAGGCTTGCATATTGCTTGTATGCAAGGAGCCTTGCAAAGCACAGCATGGCTCTTACAGAATGGTGCGGATCCATGGGCAAATGGTCCTCTAAACAAAAATGCTTTTGAATTAGCGGCAGAAAATGGCTCTTATACACACTTTCGACTTTTGATTGGATTTGCACGGCCGGATTTAGATGAAACTAATCACGAAGGTAAAACATTGATGCATTTAGCTGCCGCAGCTAGAAACTTCAACCATATTTTAATTTTAATTTTAAATCGTGCCAGCTTAGACATCCAAGATGATACCGGATTAACTCCCTTACATAGTGCAGCCCAAAAAGGTGAGGTAGAGATTGTTCGCTTACTATTAACTTGCGGCGCGAATCAAGAGATTTGTAATTTTGAAGGCAAACGTCCTATTGATTTGGTTGCCGAAGATAACGATACCTTACGTCGTGTCTTCAAAAAATATCAAAAGTTGGATAGAAAAAAGAAGAAAAATGAAACACTTTTACATCGAGCCGTAAAAAGTAATTACCCGCTAGCTATTCCTCTCTTATCTCGTACGCAATATATCAACGAACAAGACAGTGAAGGCAGTTCTGCTTTACATTTAGCTGTAAGAAAAGGACAAACAGAATCTGTGCGCCGCCTTTTGCACTCTCAATCACCTGTTAATATTGATGTGGATATTTGTGATAAACACTACCGTACGCCTTTATGGTATGCCTGTGTGCAAAAACAACATTTTGATATCGCCAAATTACTCATTAAGGCAGGAGCTCATGCATTATATCCAGATATTTCGGCCTTAAATATTATTCAACAGGTAGAGAAAATAAACTTTGAGGGAAAGGAAAAACTTTTAAATTTATTAAATAATGAGGCCAAAAAATTCCTTCATAACATAGGACCTCTAACATAA
- a CDS encoding YheT family hydrolase, translating to MLNKLNFQPLFGLSSPHVQTTLPTFLVNGKAPPSYEILVSLEDGDQLSCYLSNPYPGKPPTKIVVMVHGLGGSHQSGYLLRLSRKIYQAGHCAVRVNLRSGGVSKAKRPYHGGTSQDILSVLKWLKTRFPTSSLVLVGFSLGGNIVLKLAGELGEEAVQYMDHLIAVCPPVDLHHAVQYIEKEAYWIYHKYYLARVLKQSQKWLKDLSIQSMYEFDDKVTAPLWGFKDAIDYYQHCSSIKFIHSIAISTHILFAEDDPFIDCYRIDYNHIPSNVNVYMTTYGGHMGFLGWAGKEHGCHWMDKTLMDWIFSSSSC from the coding sequence TTGCTCAACAAATTAAATTTTCAGCCTCTTTTTGGATTGAGCTCTCCTCATGTCCAAACCACTTTACCGACCTTTCTAGTCAATGGTAAAGCACCACCTTCCTATGAAATTCTAGTTTCATTAGAGGATGGTGATCAATTGTCCTGCTATCTTTCTAACCCTTATCCAGGAAAACCTCCTACCAAAATTGTAGTGATGGTTCATGGCCTGGGAGGAAGCCATCAATCAGGTTATCTTTTGCGGCTATCGCGAAAGATCTATCAAGCCGGCCACTGTGCGGTGCGTGTTAATCTTCGAAGTGGGGGAGTAAGTAAAGCCAAACGTCCTTATCATGGAGGCACAAGCCAGGATATCTTAAGTGTTTTGAAATGGCTTAAAACTCGTTTTCCTACCTCTTCGCTTGTCTTAGTAGGCTTTTCTCTTGGGGGAAATATAGTTCTTAAATTAGCAGGTGAGCTAGGAGAAGAGGCGGTTCAATACATGGATCATCTCATAGCGGTATGCCCTCCTGTAGATTTACATCATGCTGTTCAATATATCGAAAAAGAAGCCTACTGGATTTACCATAAGTACTATTTAGCCCGTGTGTTAAAGCAGAGTCAAAAATGGCTAAAAGATCTTTCTATTCAATCGATGTATGAGTTTGATGATAAAGTGACCGCCCCTTTATGGGGATTTAAGGACGCTATCGATTATTATCAACACTGTAGCTCGATTAAATTTATTCATTCTATTGCGATCTCTACTCATATTTTATTTGCAGAAGACGATCCATTTATTGATTGCTACAGGATAGACTACAATCATATTCCTTCGAATGTAAATGTGTATATGACTACGTATGGTGGGCACATGGGGTTTCTCGGCTGGGCAGGCAAGGAACATGGTTGCCATTGGATGGATAAAACGCTTATGGATTGGATTTTCTCATCTTCCTCCTGTTAG
- a CDS encoding IS3 family transposase (programmed frameshift), protein MSTKRKRHSSEFKAKVALEAFKGFKTINELATEYSVHPTQISQWKKHLIEALPVLFSSMDKVSKTDQKLVDNLYQQIGRLKVELDWLKKKLLLTRLEKRSLVDRQSKEISVERQCVLLGIERSTYYYHPREKSEFNLKIMRLIDEEYTRHPFYGSRKMTICLHNQGLKVGRRRISGLMRLMGIEAIYQKPNLSKPNAEHHIYPYLLRGLQINKCNQVWSTDITYIPMKKGFLYLTAVMDWYSRYVLSWRLSNTLDVDFCIEAVKEAFLKGIPEIFNTDQGSQFTSNRFVDFVREKNIAFSMDGKGRATDNIFVERLWRSVKYEDVYLKDYQNGLEVYQGLTRYFEFYNKNRPHQSLEYKTPAEAYGIIIY, encoded by the exons ATGTCCACAAAAAGAAAAAGACACTCGTCGGAGTTCAAAGCAAAAGTTGCATTAGAAGCATTTAAAGGGTTCAAAACCATTAATGAGCTTGCTACAGAATATTCGGTACATCCAACTCAAATTTCTCAATGGAAAAAGCATCTCATAGAAGCTTTACCAGTACTTTTTAGCAGTATGGATAAAGTTAGTAAGACAGATCAAAAGTTGGTTGACAACCTTTATCAACAGATCGGTCGTTTAAAGGTTGAGTTAGATTGGCTTAAAAAAAAACTAT TACTGACAAGGCTTGAAAAGCGCTCTCTAGTTGACCGTCAATCAAAAGAGATTTCAGTAGAAAGACAATGCGTACTTCTTGGGATAGAACGATCTACCTATTATTACCATCCAAGAGAAAAAAGTGAGTTCAACCTTAAAATAATGCGCTTGATAGATGAAGAATATACCAGGCATCCTTTTTATGGATCTAGAAAGATGACTATTTGTTTGCATAATCAGGGTTTAAAAGTAGGTAGAAGGCGGATTAGTGGGCTTATGAGATTAATGGGTATTGAAGCCATCTATCAAAAACCGAACTTAAGTAAACCTAATGCTGAGCATCATATATACCCCTATTTATTGAGAGGCTTGCAGATAAATAAGTGTAATCAAGTATGGAGTACGGACATAACGTACATACCAATGAAGAAGGGATTTTTATATTTAACAGCGGTGATGGATTGGTACAGTAGATATGTTCTTTCTTGGCGCCTTTCAAATACGCTAGATGTTGATTTTTGTATTGAAGCTGTAAAAGAAGCATTTTTAAAAGGTATTCCAGAAATTTTTAATACAGATCAAGGATCACAATTTACAAGCAACAGGTTTGTAGATTTTGTTAGAGAAAAAAATATTGCTTTTAGCATGGATGGAAAAGGAAGAGCAACAGATAATATATTTGTAGAGCGTTTATGGAGGTCAGTCAAGTATGAAGATGTATATCTGAAAGATTATCAAAACGGACTTGAGGTTTATCAAGGACTTACCAGATATTTTGAGTTTTATAATAAAAACCGTCCACATCAGTCTTTAGAATACAAGACCCCAGCGGAGGCATATGGTATAATAATTTATTAG
- a CDS encoding IS5 family transposase (programmed frameshift) — MIRKPYPSDLNNQEWQVLEPIICKKKAGKPPKHARREMLNAIFYVLRTGCQWTDLPHDLPPWKSVYSQFLRWKQSNLFEQINTYLRRSLRQSLGKLAEPSAAIVDSQSVKTTEKKGLCGYDGGKKIKGRKRHIVVDHLGLLIAVVVSSAACSDRDGLKALFYYFQGKVLWPKKIFADTGYSGEDMRSEAALHGIDLTIIKRSKQKGFHLQAKRWIVERTFAWFGKCRRLSKDYETLTNTSQAFLYLAMIRLMVRRIAQ, encoded by the exons ATGATAAGAAAACCTTATCCTAGCGATTTAAATAATCAAGAATGGCAAGTGCTTGAACCTATAATATGCAAGAAAAAAGCTGGCAAGCCACCTAAGCACGCTAGACGAGAGATGCTTAATGCCATCTTTTACGTCTTAAGGACAGGTTGTCAATGGACAGATCTTCCTCATGATCTACCTCCTTGGAAATCAGTCTATTCTCAATTCTTAAGATGGAAACAGAGTAATTTATTCGAACAAATTAATACTTATTTAAGGCGATCGCTTCGCCAAAGCTTAGGCAAGTTAGCGGAACCTAGTGCTGCTATAGTCGATAGCCAAAGTGTCAAAACAACTGAAA AAAAAGGGCTCTGCGGATACGACGGTGGCAAGAAAATTAAAGGTAGGAAAAGACACATAGTAGTGGATCACTTGGGACTGTTAATAGCAGTTGTAGTAAGTAGCGCAGCTTGTAGCGACAGAGATGGGCTAAAAGCGCTGTTTTATTATTTCCAGGGAAAAGTTTTATGGCCAAAAAAAATATTTGCCGATACAGGATATAGCGGGGAAGACATGAGATCAGAAGCAGCTTTGCATGGTATTGATTTAACAATCATTAAAAGATCTAAGCAAAAAGGATTCCATCTACAAGCAAAAAGATGGATAGTAGAAAGAACATTTGCCTGGTTTGGCAAATGCCGCAGATTAAGCAAGGATTATGAGACCTTAACCAACACCAGCCAAGCGTTCCTCTATTTAGCTATGATACGTCTGATGGTAAGAAGAATAGCACAATAA
- a CDS encoding peptidylprolyl isomerase: MQKWMLFLSLAFFQLFAHLAIYGESYHSKHPVVVFETTQGNFEVTLFPDLAPKAVENFLTHAKENYYNGTSFHRVIKGFMIQGGDPEGNGTGGQSIWGKPFADEFHPDRHFDHPGILAMANRGPHTNGSQFFITTAKTPWLDQKHPIFGEVTKGYEIVQKIERAQTDAQNRPLVAQKIIKISLKR; this comes from the coding sequence ATGCAAAAATGGATGTTATTTTTAAGTTTAGCATTTTTTCAGCTGTTTGCTCATCTAGCTATTTATGGGGAATCTTATCATTCTAAACATCCGGTAGTAGTCTTTGAAACTACTCAAGGCAATTTTGAGGTGACACTCTTTCCTGACCTAGCGCCTAAAGCCGTGGAAAACTTTTTAACTCATGCTAAAGAAAATTATTATAACGGGACTTCTTTTCACCGAGTAATTAAGGGTTTTATGATTCAAGGAGGTGATCCAGAAGGTAACGGTACAGGTGGCCAATCCATCTGGGGCAAGCCTTTTGCCGATGAATTTCATCCAGACCGCCATTTTGATCATCCTGGTATCTTAGCCATGGCTAATAGAGGTCCTCATACCAATGGAAGTCAATTTTTTATTACCACCGCTAAAACCCCATGGTTGGATCAAAAGCACCCCATTTTTGGGGAAGTCACTAAAGGTTATGAGATCGTCCAAAAAATAGAGAGAGCACAGACTGATGCACAGAACCGTCCTCTAGTAGCGCAAAAAATTATTAAAATTTCCCTTAAAAGGTAA